A stretch of the Oenococcus sp. UCMA 16435 genome encodes the following:
- the nrdH gene encoding glutaredoxin-like protein NrdH has product MADITVYTKNNCVQCKMTKKFLTSMGIDFKEINIDEHPELVNELKAEGHRQTPVVKISGFDSFSGFRPDALKKVVAAKAAA; this is encoded by the coding sequence ATGGCTGATATTACGGTTTATACAAAAAATAATTGCGTGCAATGTAAAATGACCAAGAAGTTTCTCACATCAATGGGCATTGATTTTAAAGAGATTAATATTGATGAACATCCAGAATTAGTTAATGAGCTGAAAGCTGAAGGTCACCGCCAAACGCCTGTTGTTAAGATTTCTGGTTTTGATAGTTTTTCCGGATTTCGCCCCGATGCTTTGAAAAAAGTAGTTGCCGCTAAAGCTGCTGCTTAA
- a CDS encoding class Ib ribonucleoside-diphosphate reductase assembly flavoprotein NrdI, whose amino-acid sequence MEKVRVLYISIEGNSRNFMERVEKYSKQKKEQNTNDIEIEAVEVSDSTDLVEEKKPFFINVPTYLEGGTGIGPEIHEIFTNSLGDYLDYHENFKKLIGIFGSGNRNFNVQFVLTAKRYASKYNKPLLYTYELSGIEKDIENFYKKIVVNLPKDSK is encoded by the coding sequence ATGGAAAAAGTTCGTGTTTTATATATTTCAATCGAAGGAAATTCACGTAATTTCATGGAAAGAGTCGAAAAGTATTCAAAACAAAAAAAAGAGCAAAACACGAACGATATCGAGATTGAAGCAGTTGAAGTTAGTGATTCAACTGATTTAGTTGAAGAAAAAAAGCCATTCTTTATAAATGTTCCAACTTATTTGGAGGGCGGAACTGGAATCGGTCCGGAAATTCATGAAATTTTCACAAATTCCCTTGGCGATTATTTAGATTATCATGAAAACTTTAAAAAATTGATTGGTATTTTTGGTTCCGGGAATAGAAATTTTAACGTCCAATTCGTTTTAACAGCAAAAAGATACGCATCAAAGTATAACAAACCACTGCTTTATACCTATGAATTATCAGGAATTGAAAAAGATATTGAGAATTTTTATAAAAAAATAGTTGTTAATTTGCCTAAAGATTCCAAATGA
- the nrdE gene encoding class 1b ribonucleoside-diphosphate reductase subunit alpha: MPLKEIDLEKVHYYDLNNEVNIPKQNTIQVEKDKEARDAFLKENVEPNRLRFSSLKERFDWLIKNNFVESQLVKKYDFVFIEKLYDFLDAVHFQFQSFMAAYKFYTQYAIKTDDGNYYVESYEDRIAVNALYYADGDQKLAMRIADEMIHQRFQPATPSFLNAGRARRGELVSCFVLQTTDDMNSIGRVINSAMQLSKIGGGVGINLSNVREAGASVMGLANMAGGVVPIMKLMEDVFTYSSQAGARQGAGVAYLSVFHPDVMNFLSTKKENADEKIRVKTLSLGLTVPNKFYELTEKGEQMALFSPADVEKVYGVPFNYVDLTKEYDNMVANDEIQKHWIDARNLEMEISKLQQESGYPFVINLDIVNRANPIYGKVVTSNLCSEILQTQTISRINNEQEYTQLGADISCNLGSINIDNMMHTVDFGKSVETMTRALTFVSESSDISVVPSVQNGNRQKHAIGLGAMGLAAFLAKNKIYYGDEVALDFVNTFFLMTNYYTLLASNQIAKERGESFFEFEKSDYANGKYFDKYLTKDWGPKTSKVKKLFSNYHVPTIEDWQHLKEMVTKYGLYNAYRQAVAPTGSISYVNDTTASLQPIVSRVEARAEGMTGRVFYPANGLSNETLPYYVSAYDLDQRKIIDTYAAAQEHVDQGLAMTLFMRSTIPDGIYDWKKGDTDKMTTRDLTILRHYAYHQGIKSIYYIRTFTDDNTEQGVNECESCSI; this comes from the coding sequence ATGCCATTAAAAGAAATTGATCTCGAAAAAGTTCATTATTATGATCTAAATAACGAAGTTAATATCCCCAAACAAAATACGATTCAGGTTGAAAAAGATAAGGAAGCTCGCGACGCATTTTTAAAAGAAAATGTCGAACCGAACCGTTTGCGTTTTTCTTCTTTAAAGGAACGTTTCGATTGGTTGATTAAGAATAATTTTGTTGAGAGCCAACTGGTCAAGAAATATGATTTTGTGTTTATTGAAAAATTATATGATTTCTTGGATGCAGTCCACTTTCAATTTCAAAGCTTTATGGCGGCCTACAAATTTTATACCCAGTATGCAATTAAGACCGATGACGGGAATTATTATGTCGAGTCCTACGAAGACCGAATCGCAGTGAACGCTTTATATTATGCAGATGGCGACCAAAAATTAGCAATGAGAATTGCCGATGAAATGATTCATCAACGCTTTCAACCAGCCACTCCAAGTTTTTTAAACGCCGGGAGAGCCCGTCGCGGTGAATTGGTCAGTTGCTTTGTTTTGCAAACAACCGATGATATGAATTCGATTGGAAGAGTTATCAATTCGGCCATGCAGTTGTCTAAAATTGGTGGTGGTGTTGGGATTAATCTTTCCAATGTCCGTGAAGCCGGGGCTTCTGTTATGGGTTTGGCCAATATGGCCGGTGGCGTTGTCCCAATTATGAAATTGATGGAAGATGTTTTTACATATAGTAGCCAAGCGGGTGCTCGGCAAGGGGCTGGTGTTGCTTATTTGTCGGTATTCCATCCCGATGTAATGAATTTTCTTTCAACCAAGAAAGAGAATGCCGATGAGAAAATTCGTGTTAAAACACTTTCTCTTGGTTTGACTGTCCCTAATAAATTTTATGAATTAACTGAAAAAGGCGAGCAGATGGCACTTTTTTCACCAGCGGATGTTGAAAAAGTTTATGGCGTTCCGTTTAATTACGTCGATTTAACAAAAGAATACGATAATATGGTCGCTAACGACGAAATTCAAAAACATTGGATTGATGCCCGGAATTTAGAAATGGAAATTTCAAAATTGCAGCAGGAGTCCGGTTACCCGTTTGTAATTAATCTAGATATCGTTAATCGCGCCAATCCGATTTATGGAAAAGTCGTTACTTCCAATTTATGTTCCGAGATTTTACAAACGCAGACAATTTCACGAATTAATAATGAACAGGAATATACCCAATTAGGAGCTGATATTTCTTGTAATCTTGGTTCGATTAATATCGACAATATGATGCATACAGTGGATTTTGGAAAATCGGTTGAGACAATGACCAGGGCTTTGACTTTTGTTTCTGAGAGCTCGGATATTTCAGTCGTTCCTTCCGTTCAAAACGGTAATCGCCAAAAGCACGCAATCGGTCTCGGCGCAATGGGATTAGCAGCCTTCCTAGCCAAAAATAAAATTTATTATGGTGATGAAGTAGCTCTTGATTTTGTTAACACTTTCTTTTTAATGACTAATTATTATACTTTGCTTGCTTCTAACCAAATAGCCAAGGAACGGGGAGAGTCTTTCTTTGAATTTGAAAAGTCGGATTATGCCAATGGAAAATACTTTGATAAATATTTAACCAAAGATTGGGGACCAAAAACCAGTAAAGTTAAAAAGCTTTTTTCGAATTATCACGTGCCAACGATTGAAGATTGGCAGCATTTAAAAGAAATGGTTACAAAATACGGCTTGTATAATGCTTATCGACAGGCAGTTGCCCCTACTGGATCAATTTCTTATGTAAACGATACGACGGCTAGTTTACAACCGATTGTTTCTCGCGTAGAAGCACGGGCCGAAGGCATGACTGGTCGTGTTTTCTATCCTGCTAATGGCTTGAGTAATGAAACCCTTCCGTATTATGTCTCAGCCTACGATCTCGACCAAAGAAAAATTATTGACACTTATGCGGCTGCTCAAGAACATGTCGATCAAGGTTTGGCAATGACTTTATTTATGCGTTCAACGATTCCAGATGGAATTTATGATTGGAAAAAAGGCGATACAGATAAAATGACTACACGTGATCTGACAATTCT